DNA sequence from the Borrelia sp. A-FGy1 genome:
AGAAAAGTTCAAATTCTTTACTTGAATTGTCCAAGTTATTATAAGAAACAAACCCATAATAAGAGCTAAGAACATTAAAGATAAGCAATAAAAAAGAAATACCTACAAGTCCTATAAATTTAAAAGCATATGCTGCTATCTCAACTCTATTATTTAGAATAAGTATTGTGCTATTATTATTTACAACAAGATTTTCTTTTTTTAATAAAGCACTGGTGTTCTTGCTGACACTAGTGTTATTTTTATTGTCTTTTGTAATTTTCATATCTAAACTCCTTTTATACTAGAAAGTTTTTAGCCCATCAATAAGCTTTACTGTATTCTACTAGTATCTCAAACTAAACATCTTTCTTGAATCATAACTTACTTTAATTATACAAAAATTTATTCTTGATGTCAATTACTTATATCAAGGTTTTAAATTTATTAAAATAATTTATTCTTGCTAGAAAGTAAAATAGGGGCATTATATAAGTTATTTTGTTATAAGAAAGCTCAAAAAATTTCAAGATTTTTGTGTTCTTTTTTAAAACATTTTGTGTTTTTATTTTAAAACATAAAAGCATCTCATAAGCAAAGATAATATAAAATTATATAAGACAAAATAGAATATCATAAATTTTTATTTTATGATATTCTATATTATAAAGATAAAACTTTTAGTAAAAGATATTATTAACTCATGAAATATTTGCTTTTTCTTTCTCTAGCTTTTGTCTTGCATATCTTTCTCTTCTCTTACGTTTCAATTCTTCCTGATTTGCGTAATAGTAATTTCTTCTGCTTTTTATATAAATTTCTGGATTAGCTTCTCTATAAAGTTTCTCATATTCCCTTATTTTTTCTGGATTTTCTCTCCTTATTGCTTTTTTCTTCTCTATTATTTTATCTTTATTTTTTAGATAATACTGATGTCTTACTTCCTTCAATCTTTCCCTATTTTTTACAAAGTATTCCCTAATCTTTTCCCTATTCTTTTCCCTATACTCTTTTATCTTTTCCCTATTTCTCTCTTTATAGAGTCTAGAACTCATACGACGCCTTTCTCTTTTCTCTTCTTCAGTAAGACTAACAGATTTTCTACCTTTACTAATACCTTTACTAAGGATAAGTTGATTATCTTTCTTTTCTTCTGTTTCAGCAGGCATCTTTTTATTTTCAAACTTTTCTGACTCTTTACTAGAGAAAAAAAACTTACTTATACTATCAACTAAATATCCCATGCCACTACTCCCCATAACACATATGTGCCTATTATAGCCAATACAAACCCTACTTTCAATCTTCTTTTTTCACCCTACGTACCTACGTGAACTTTGATTTTCAAGCAATATATTTTTCTTCTTAACATCTCCAAATCCAACTCCATCGTAAACACTACCCTTATCTATATTTTCCCTGAACTCATCTAGTAACATTTTCATTGATTTTACTTTACTATTTGTAAATCTTCCATTCTTATCAACTTCACTTACATTTCCATATCCATCAGAGTATGTTATTCTTCCCACAATCTCTTGTTGCTTATATTTATTCATGTATTTATCAGTGAATCTGCCCCAAATCAGACTAAAGTCATTTACCTTTTCTGTATTAGGATTCATCATCCATATTTTATCTTTGTACTTATCAACGAATTCTTTTGTAAAATGTTCTGTTATATGCTCTACTAAATAATCACCAGCATAAGCTGTTATCCCTACTTCCAAGTTACGCAAAGCGTTTCTATATGTATTTATGTTTCCACTATTGCACCTTATTTTAGCTATTTTATCTTTATCCACCTTATAAACACTCTTGAGCCTGCATTCCATGTATTCTTCATATGTTTTCTTGTAAGAAATCTTGTTTCCTGATCTTTTCTTAGCCATCCCTGCTTTAGAAGCACTATTATCTGATCTTTGCTTCTCTTTTTTTTGTTTTTTCAAAATAGACTTCTTAGAATTCTTATACTTAAGTAAACTTATTTTATCGTAAGATAAAAGGGGGATATTTTGTAGGTAGTCATTTGACAATTTCTTTTCTTCAGGTTGTTCATTTCTTGTCTTAAGATTTTCTTCTGCTTCATACTCTAAGTTTCTAATTTTTTCTATAAAGATACCTTTTATTCTCTTATCTGCTAAATCAGCAATAAGTCTGTCTTCATAATATTTTCTAATTATTGCTTTATAATCTTTCCATTTTTTGTAGTTTATACTATAGAATGAAAATCCACCTTTTCCTTTTCCTAAGGGCTGAACAAATGCATAAATAAGACCCAATCCCTTAAGAGCTCTAATGTCTGCCTTTAGTGTACTAGTAGCATATGGTTTTCTAGCATCTTTTTTAGTAAAGATTGAGTTTACCATTCTATGAATATCACATGCTGAATAGTGCTTCAGTCTTCCTGATTCATGGTATTCTCTTACCTTAGTTTCAATAGCCCAGCAAATCTTTTCTACTCTATCAATCTGATTTAGAGTGCGAGATACACGTGATTTTACTTGCTCTATTGTAATTGAAGAAACATGAACTAAAGTTTCTTTGCTTTTGTTTATTATTCTTCGTAATAAGGCTTCCTTATTTCTTGTTGAGTACTTGAAAAATTTATTGATTTTGTATATCATTTTAAACATCTCCTTTTCCATGTCCCTTTTTCATTTTGTTTGTTTTGGGTTTGGATTTGGGTTAAACTTCCTTTGGATCTTTTTAAATGTCTTGATCCTTTGGGGTTGATTTTGTATATCATTCCAAACATCCTTTGGATCCTTTGTTGATCCTTTTGTTTGAATGTAATGAGTAATTTATTTACACTACAATGCGAGTTGTGGTTTTTAGGGAACTTTTGGGTTTGTCGGCCTGTTCCCTTTTTATAATTATTTTTGTAATTCATTGCAGCTCCACTATTTACATCTAATTGAAAAAATTTTACACACATACTTTTATATTACATCAATATTTTTTTTCTGTCAATAATACACCTTTATAGTTCTAAAAGGTTATTTGATCAAATTATCCATGATATATTCTATGTGTTTGATATTCTTAATTTTTTTTATTAGTGAAACTTGACTGTCTACTTTGTGAAGCTTACAAAACAAACATTTTTTTTCCTTTATTCTTTTTAATAACTCTATCTCAATAAGTTTTTTTTCTATTTTTTTTGATTTTTCTTCAGTTTTATTTTTATATTTTTCCTTAGTTCTTGACTTATTCATCATGAACACTGATTCTAATAACTCAGGACTTATTCCTTCTAATATTTCTTCTTTTCTTTTAGCAATTTTTTCTTTTGTGATGGAAATGTCTTGTAGTTTTTTGAAAAATAAGTATTGTATAAACTCTTCTGCAATATAGGAAGTCTTTCCAATCTTTATCCCAGCGTCTAGTGCTGTAAATGTCTTGGAAATGCCACTTATACTATAATCTAGCCCGTAAAGGGACTTGAAAATATTACTTATTTCACTAGGGCTGAACAATAAAATTTTATCATTATCTGTAACTAACATGTTTACCATCCTTTTGTTAAGTTATTTTTACTTTTATATATATATTTATATACACAAAATGTATATTTTGTAAATATATTTGATAGATAAAAATTAAATAATTTATTTTTTATATAGTTTTAATAGTAAATTTGGATAAAAAATACTTAATAATTTTTCCTATTATAATTATAAAAAATAGATTTAAATCTGTTAATAGCTATTTTAGTGAACTACTATTTCTAATTCTAAATCTTTGGTTAAAACTA
Encoded proteins:
- a CDS encoding plasmid maintenance protein, translating into MIYKINKFFKYSTRNKEALLRRIINKSKETLVHVSSITIEQVKSRVSRTLNQIDRVEKICWAIETKVREYHESGRLKHYSACDIHRMVNSIFTKKDARKPYATSTLKADIRALKGLGLIYAFVQPLGKGKGGFSFYSINYKKWKDYKAIIRKYYEDRLIADLADKRIKGIFIEKIRNLEYEAEENLKTRNEQPEEKKLSNDYLQNIPLLSYDKISLLKYKNSKKSILKKQKKEKQRSDNSASKAGMAKKRSGNKISYKKTYEEYMECRLKSVYKVDKDKIAKIRCNSGNINTYRNALRNLEVGITAYAGDYLVEHITEHFTKEFVDKYKDKIWMMNPNTEKVNDFSLIWGRFTDKYMNKYKQQEIVGRITYSDGYGNVSEVDKNGRFTNSKVKSMKMLLDEFRENIDKGSVYDGVGFGDVKKKNILLENQSSRRYVG